The Paracholeplasma brassicae genome contains a region encoding:
- a CDS encoding ASCH domain-containing protein, translated as MTPKELWQTFLEAHPVHKKETYRIFSYGNFQSRTLFELTQSGLKTAHSSLYCLYELEEIDLPEINQWTILLNEDGQASCILKTHGVKISPFIDVNSAHAKNECLGDATLTSWRKIQMAFFKEQLRKYHLSFDHDMLIVLEEFEVFYKG; from the coding sequence GTGACCCCAAAAGAATTATGGCAAACATTTTTAGAAGCTCATCCCGTCCATAAGAAAGAGACGTATCGCATTTTTTCTTATGGGAATTTTCAGTCAAGAACGTTATTTGAACTAACACAATCAGGCTTAAAAACTGCACATTCGAGCTTATATTGTCTTTATGAATTAGAAGAGATTGATTTACCAGAGATTAACCAATGGACGATTTTATTAAACGAGGATGGCCAAGCATCATGTATATTAAAAACACATGGCGTCAAAATCTCACCATTTATTGATGTTAATTCGGCACACGCAAAAAACGAGTGCCTTGGTGATGCCACACTTACCTCTTGGCGTAAAATTCAAATGGCATTTTTTAAAGAACAACTTAGAAAATATCACTTGAGTTTCGATCACGATATGTTGATTGTGCTTGAGGAATTTGAGGTTTTCTACAAGGGATAA
- a CDS encoding SPFH domain-containing protein produces MIYLVLSIGLFVILLFVLGITEEKKWRLNKKMILSVFAFLLVLPGMIVKVDANETGVLYDPFNGGIQNRTLDEGIHFKSLFTEVKHVSTTNRTANLSVAGQTFDAIYAVFEITLVYYVDTTDAANFYRRAGNTTISAEQLNSLTKEILQSVTTQFDIYEVLGNKLEEVRSQFVTVLSTTLKERYNVTVVSGSFDDIDAGSRIEEIIQNKAEAIQMIEIAEQEKQRAEVEALTAIIRAENEAEVAKIRAEGNAEAQIILNSVTVNAIKQMYVLQFEESQDTSTPEVYGYLTIQEIAEIIVKQLYYDTWDGKLPEVITDGTGIIINP; encoded by the coding sequence ATGATTTATTTAGTATTATCCATTGGATTATTTGTTATTCTACTTTTTGTCCTAGGTATTACGGAAGAAAAGAAATGGCGATTAAACAAAAAAATGATTTTGTCGGTTTTCGCATTTTTACTCGTATTACCTGGCATGATTGTAAAAGTCGATGCCAACGAAACGGGCGTCTTATACGATCCATTTAACGGTGGTATTCAAAATAGAACGCTTGATGAAGGCATCCACTTTAAGTCATTATTTACTGAGGTAAAACACGTTTCAACAACGAATAGAACCGCCAACCTGTCGGTAGCTGGTCAAACATTCGATGCCATTTACGCGGTATTCGAAATCACACTTGTCTACTACGTTGATACGACAGATGCTGCAAATTTTTACAGACGTGCAGGCAACACAACGATATCTGCAGAACAACTAAACTCACTGACCAAAGAGATACTTCAATCGGTTACGACTCAGTTTGACATTTATGAAGTCTTAGGTAACAAGCTTGAAGAGGTTCGGTCTCAATTCGTAACCGTATTAAGTACGACGTTAAAAGAAAGATATAACGTCACAGTCGTTTCAGGCTCGTTTGATGACATTGATGCAGGATCAAGAATTGAAGAGATTATTCAAAACAAGGCAGAAGCGATTCAAATGATTGAAATCGCTGAGCAAGAAAAACAACGTGCTGAAGTTGAAGCTTTAACCGCCATCATTCGTGCAGAAAACGAAGCTGAAGTTGCGAAAATTCGTGCCGAAGGTAACGCAGAAGCTCAAATCATTTTAAACTCAGTTACCGTTAATGCCATCAAACAAATGTACGTCCTGCAATTTGAAGAATCACAAGACACCTCAACACCAGAAGTTTATGGATATTTGACAATTCAAGAAATTGCTGAAATTATCGTTAAGCAACTATACTACGATACTTGGGATGGTAAGTTACCAGAAGTCATTACAGATGGTACTGGTATTATCATTAACCCCTAG
- a CDS encoding alpha/beta hydrolase has product MAFLQVEFGSAILQQNMQLSILMPQDIKQDEELKVLYLLHGYSGSSMDWIKLTGLERYLRNYRVMVVMPSMHNSYYSNAVYGYGYFDYYTKELPTFIESTFSVSRKKENRYIAGLSMGGYGAFKAALTYPERYHKAASFSGAMNVETMRKLNQTAPRKGAFDSIFGFETSKDTPNDLHFLASSCKTTLPELYFSCGKQDFLYQDNLAFKKHLENLGIPFVYEESDGDHNWDFWDTYIQKALKFMFDK; this is encoded by the coding sequence ATGGCTTTTTTACAAGTTGAATTTGGCTCTGCAATCTTACAACAAAACATGCAATTATCGATTTTAATGCCACAAGACATCAAGCAAGATGAGGAACTTAAAGTCCTTTATCTTTTACACGGTTATAGCGGTTCATCCATGGATTGGATTAAGTTAACCGGGTTGGAGCGATACTTAAGAAACTACAGAGTGATGGTCGTGATGCCTTCAATGCATAACAGTTACTATTCAAATGCCGTTTATGGGTATGGTTACTTTGATTATTATACAAAAGAATTACCCACCTTCATTGAATCGACTTTCAGTGTCTCAAGAAAAAAAGAAAATCGCTACATAGCGGGTTTATCAATGGGTGGTTATGGTGCATTTAAGGCCGCACTTACTTACCCTGAACGTTACCATAAAGCAGCCAGTTTTTCTGGTGCAATGAACGTTGAAACCATGAGGAAATTAAATCAAACCGCACCTAGAAAAGGGGCATTTGATTCGATTTTCGGTTTTGAAACTTCAAAAGACACACCAAATGACTTACACTTTTTAGCATCTTCTTGTAAGACCACGCTTCCTGAACTCTATTTTTCATGCGGTAAACAAGATTTCTTATATCAAGATAATCTCGCGTTTAAAAAACACTTAGAAAACTTGGGGATTCCTTTTGTTTATGAAGAATCCGATGGTGATCATAATTGGGATTTTTGGGATACATACATTCAAAAAGCATTGAAATTCATGTTCGATAAGTAA
- a CDS encoding PadR family transcriptional regulator translates to MNLYGDLLRGHTDAIILSILRKSDSYGYEINQTIRERSNHLFELTEATLYTAFKRLEQQGLISSYWMEGNNQVKRKYYSITTMGKIQLEEKIQAFIETTQILEVFLKK, encoded by the coding sequence ATGAACTTATATGGAGACTTACTGAGGGGTCATACGGACGCCATTATATTGTCAATCCTTCGAAAAAGCGATTCCTATGGGTATGAAATCAATCAAACAATCAGAGAACGTTCAAATCATCTGTTTGAATTAACGGAAGCGACGCTTTATACCGCCTTTAAGCGTCTAGAACAACAAGGGTTGATTTCATCCTATTGGATGGAAGGAAACAATCAAGTTAAACGAAAATATTATTCAATCACTACGATGGGCAAGATACAGTTAGAAGAAAAGATACAAGCATTTATAGAAACGACACAAATACTAGAAGTATTTCTTAAAAAATAA